The nucleotide window AACGGTATCGTAGGTTATTTCCAGCCTTCCTTGTTTGCCTTTGAGGTGTATTTTCCCCTTAAACTGGACTTCGAGGCGTTTGAACTTGCCGAGGCCTTTGAGAATTAACCTGTTGCCCTCAATCTTGTATTGGTCGTTCCTGAGTACGATTAAAGGTTTTCTTTTCCCATCGTCTTTCAAGTAGTTCGGTGGCTTCGGCTTCAACCACTCGGGCAGTTCTCCGTTCCGCTTATTCCTTAAGAGTGAGAAGAAGCTCCTCCAGCTTTCAGCATTCTTCCTGCAAATTTGCTGGACTGTTGCGGAGCCGATTTCCTTTTTGAATTCTTCATAGACGATTTTCTCCGTCCTGTTGAAGTCCACTGGTTTACCCTCGAAGAATTCCTGCCTGCGAAGGTAGTTTATCTGGTTCCAAACTTTAGCCCCAATGTCAGCTAACTCGAAGAGAATTCTCTCGGTTTCTTTTGAGGGCTGGAGTTTGAGCGTTACGCTCCTCTTCGTTTCAACTCACGCTCCCATTGGGTTTCAACGTAGTGCTTCACAATCTCGTCCGTTATGTAGCCGACTGAGGCGACGAAATAGGAGCGAGACCATAACCTACCGTGTGTCGTCTTGCTCCTCAGTTCTGGAAACTCTTGGAGGAGTTTTCTGGCGGTTTTGCCTTTCAAGTGGTTCACTATTTGGGCTGGCGAGAGGTTGGGCTTTGCCTGAAGGAAGACGTGAACGTGGTCGGGCATTACTTCGAGGGCAATAACCTCGCACCCGATTTCTTCCGAGTATTCTTTGAACATTTCTTTGAGTCTCTCGACGACTTTTCCGGTGAGAATGTCTCTCCGGTATTTTGGTATCCAGACGAAATGGTAGGTTATGAAGTGTTTTGCGTGTCTTGTTCTTTTGATTCTTGGTGATTCGGGTTTCATTGTGAACCCCTTAATGTATGGTCTGCATTATTGCTTAAATGCTTTTCGCTTTCCTGTTTGAGGGCTGTTGGGTAGTTTACTGCATCCCCGCCCTAAAGGGCGAGGCTTTCAGAAGAAAAAGTAAAGTTCAAGGTTCCTCTCATCTCCTCTAGTAGAAACATCTTTTGCAACCAGGACAAGAGCGTTTTCCCTCTTAACCATCCTCGGGAATTTTTTAAGTTTGCCCTCTACTCCCATTATATCCGCAAAAGCTTCTAGAGGGCTCAGCGTTCCTGACATGAAAACTGCTGACTGAACATGCCTGATAAAGCTCAAAGCCTTTGAGGGATCCAACGCCACAAGCTCAAGAGAAAACCCTTTATCTCTGCTCATCAAAAACAGGTAATCCTCCTTCCCGATAAGGGCAAACCAAAGGAGCAAAAACTCCCCTACCCTTCCGACATAGCTCCTCGGAGGAAGGTTTCTCTCGATTTTGTCCTCCCTTATTGCATCCCCAGCCTTTACCATCTGATCGAGAATTCTAATAAGCTGTCTCTCATTAATTCCCAGAACGTCAAAAACGTGGTAAAAGATGCTTTCAGGAAGTATGGGAACTTCTTCAACCTTCATATCCTTTAATTTTTCCTGATAGAGATTCTCC belongs to Thermococcus bergensis and includes:
- the tnpA gene encoding IS200/IS605 family transposase, whose product is MKPESPRIKRTRHAKHFITYHFVWIPKYRRDILTGKVVERLKEMFKEYSEEIGCEVIALEVMPDHVHVFLQAKPNLSPAQIVNHLKGKTARKLLQEFPELRSKTTHGRLWSRSYFVASVGYITDEIVKHYVETQWERELKRRGA